A window of the Isosphaera pallida ATCC 43644 genome harbors these coding sequences:
- a CDS encoding aldo/keto reductase has product MEKRTFGKTGLEVSVLGYGGAPIGFLETEQAQVGRILNLMLDRGVNLIDTAAMYRGSEELIGATVGHRRDEYVLVSKCGQAYPDLPGAAWSETVILATVDRALKRLRTDHLDVMLLHSCGLDILQNGEALGALVKARDAGKIRFAGYSGDNDEAVFACGLEDVAVLQTSINLVDQANIKAALPAAIAANVGVMAKRPIANAAWKPLETQRGLYSSYARLYTERFQAMGLNPADLGFEGDPARVWPEIALRFTLSQPGVTTAIVGSTNPANVEANIEAASKGPLDAETLTAIRNAFARAEAASGEVWTGQT; this is encoded by the coding sequence GTGGAGAAACGGACGTTCGGCAAGACAGGGCTGGAAGTCTCAGTGTTGGGCTACGGCGGCGCGCCGATTGGGTTTCTGGAAACCGAGCAGGCTCAAGTCGGCCGCATCCTCAACTTGATGCTGGATCGCGGGGTCAACCTAATTGACACCGCGGCGATGTACCGGGGCTCCGAGGAACTGATCGGGGCGACGGTGGGTCATCGACGCGACGAGTACGTGCTGGTGAGCAAGTGCGGCCAGGCGTACCCCGACCTACCAGGTGCGGCCTGGTCGGAGACGGTCATTCTGGCCACCGTCGATCGGGCGCTCAAGAGGCTGCGCACCGACCATCTGGATGTGATGCTGCTCCACTCCTGCGGTCTAGACATCCTCCAAAACGGCGAGGCCCTCGGCGCATTGGTCAAAGCCCGCGACGCAGGCAAGATCCGGTTTGCGGGCTACTCGGGCGACAACGACGAAGCGGTCTTCGCCTGTGGCCTAGAGGACGTAGCGGTGTTGCAAACCTCAATCAATCTGGTTGACCAGGCCAACATCAAGGCGGCGCTGCCCGCGGCGATCGCCGCCAACGTGGGCGTCATGGCCAAGCGTCCCATTGCCAACGCCGCCTGGAAACCGTTGGAGACCCAACGCGGGCTTTACTCCAGTTACGCGCGGCTCTACACTGAACGGTTCCAGGCGATGGGTCTGAATCCAGCCGATCTGGGCTTCGAGGGGGATCCGGCGCGGGTCTGGCCTGAAATCGCGCTGCGGTTCACGCTGAGCCAACCGGGCGTGACCACGGCGATTGTTGGCTCGACCAACCCAGCTAACGTCGAGGCCAACATCGAGGCGGCCTCCAAGGGACCGCTCGACGCCGAGACGTTGACGGCGATCCGCAACGCCTTCGCCCGCGCTGAGGCGGCCTCCGGCGAGGTGTGGACTGGCCAGACTTGA
- a CDS encoding tetratricopeptide repeat protein, producing MARKRTTGKSMERAAWARGRRTPTTPRRAGWTSAIIHRRRWIAAAVLPTLAVLLMMLVVGRWEGSTANDLTERPTTARQLVALAQRDLAEGAATRAERHLINAVQRDSRNLDAWRLRLEILRAEDRLAEAHAWGFQALQALPTRDHGPLLRALTLALLTEPPDDQARAVLERWSAADPNDVNAQAALLRRIGINPRKEDPHVAQRLSMLESLVRREPASLLARIAQVEALLDTGEIEAARQALENWPQPLRGADWWRLQGRFQQDHQRNPADLQQAIALFRMALSQRPHDAATRFRLARALAARGQPEEARREADSASLIRERLDPQRLGPQLARDLAPNRLNDPQAAARVETLARQVGLNDLADAWHIWREHLSGTSSASRPSRTSKNQAISVHQPFVDISPDNPRTDQAKPRRHVIPSLHPRSRALTAIGHPAGRRQSGRRTRSHRGERRSLHHDQSVGGRLRVGRD from the coding sequence GTGGCGCGCAAGCGAACCACAGGCAAGTCGATGGAACGAGCAGCGTGGGCCCGCGGGCGTCGGACTCCCACCACGCCGAGGCGTGCGGGGTGGACCTCGGCCATAATTCATCGTCGCCGTTGGATCGCGGCTGCCGTTTTGCCGACCTTGGCGGTCCTTCTGATGATGCTGGTGGTTGGTCGTTGGGAAGGCTCGACGGCCAACGACCTCACCGAACGTCCCACAACCGCGCGCCAGCTGGTCGCTCTAGCCCAACGCGATCTGGCTGAGGGAGCCGCGACGCGGGCGGAACGTCACCTCATCAACGCCGTCCAACGCGATTCCCGCAACCTGGATGCCTGGCGTCTGCGTCTGGAAATCCTCCGAGCCGAAGATCGGCTCGCCGAGGCCCACGCCTGGGGATTCCAAGCGCTCCAGGCGCTGCCGACCCGCGATCACGGCCCCCTGCTCCGCGCGCTGACCCTCGCTTTGCTCACCGAGCCTCCCGACGATCAGGCCCGCGCGGTCTTGGAGCGTTGGAGCGCCGCTGATCCCAACGATGTCAACGCCCAGGCCGCTCTGTTGCGACGTATTGGGATCAATCCCCGCAAGGAGGACCCCCATGTTGCCCAACGTCTCAGCATGTTGGAATCATTGGTCCGGCGAGAACCCGCCAGCCTGCTGGCCCGAATCGCCCAGGTCGAGGCTCTGCTGGACACCGGCGAAATCGAAGCCGCCCGCCAGGCGCTTGAGAACTGGCCCCAACCCCTTCGCGGAGCCGACTGGTGGCGTCTCCAGGGACGATTCCAGCAGGATCACCAACGCAATCCGGCGGATTTGCAACAGGCGATCGCCTTGTTTCGCATGGCCCTCTCTCAACGCCCTCACGACGCCGCCACCCGTTTCCGTCTCGCCCGCGCTTTGGCAGCGCGGGGACAACCCGAAGAGGCCCGCCGGGAAGCCGACTCCGCCTCCTTGATCCGCGAGCGGCTCGACCCACAGCGCCTCGGTCCCCAACTGGCCCGCGACCTTGCTCCCAACCGTCTAAACGACCCCCAAGCCGCCGCCCGCGTCGAAACCCTGGCCCGCCAGGTCGGACTCAACGACCTCGCCGACGCCTGGCACATCTGGCGCGAACACCTTAGCGGAACGTCTTCGGCGTCGAGACCATCCAGAACATCAAAAAATCAGGCGATCTCGGTCCATCAGCCATTCGTTGACATTTCCCCTGACAACCCACGGACGGATCAAGCCAAGCCGCGGCGACATGTCATCCCGTCGCTTCACCCGAGGTCACGGGCGTTGACCGCGATTGGTCACCCGGCGGGGCGTCGCCAAAGCGGCCGGCGGACCCGGAGCCACCGTGGAGAACGGCGCAGTCTCCACCACGACCAGAGCGTTGGCGGCCGCCTTCGCGTAGGACGCGATTGA
- a CDS encoding radical SAM protein, translated as MRSGGEDLTEGGVANDVDGEGLGLERELAETAGGSPIESAGPAARTRRLAPLRDKTPGQVRLHEVYRSIQGEGTWAGLPCVFVRLTACHLRCVYCDTPHAFVFREGGDFTIEAIVARVAELAEPGGLVEVTGGEPLLQPEALPLMTALADAGFEVLLETSGSLDIAPVDRRVHIIMDLKTPGSGEEAANLWTNLDHLKPTDNLKFVVTNRADFDWTLEIVRRHDLTARCPVLVSPAFDAVSPRDLAEWILKSRLPLRMQLQLHKLIWHPKARGV; from the coding sequence ATGAGAAGCGGAGGGGAGGACCTGACCGAGGGAGGAGTTGCCAACGACGTGGACGGCGAAGGGTTGGGGTTGGAGCGGGAGCTAGCGGAGACGGCTGGCGGTTCCCCAATTGAATCAGCGGGTCCGGCAGCGCGGACCCGACGTTTGGCACCGTTGCGTGACAAGACGCCAGGTCAGGTGCGTTTGCACGAGGTGTACCGCAGCATCCAGGGGGAGGGAACCTGGGCCGGTTTGCCCTGCGTCTTTGTGAGGCTGACCGCCTGCCACCTACGTTGCGTTTATTGCGACACCCCCCACGCCTTTGTCTTCCGCGAGGGTGGCGATTTCACGATCGAGGCGATCGTGGCTCGGGTCGCCGAGTTGGCCGAACCGGGCGGACTCGTGGAGGTCACCGGCGGCGAGCCGTTGTTGCAACCCGAAGCGCTTCCTTTGATGACCGCATTGGCTGACGCGGGGTTCGAGGTCCTGCTGGAGACCAGCGGCAGCCTGGACATTGCCCCTGTCGATCGGCGGGTCCACATCATCATGGACCTCAAAACCCCGGGGTCCGGCGAAGAGGCCGCCAACCTCTGGACCAACCTTGACCACCTCAAGCCGACCGACAACCTCAAATTTGTTGTCACCAATCGGGCCGATTTCGACTGGACGCTGGAGATCGTCCGCCGTCATGACCTAACCGCGCGGTGCCCAGTGCTGGTCAGTCCCGCCTTCGACGCGGTTTCCCCACGCGACCTGGCCGAGTGGATCCTCAAATCCCGCCTCCCCCTGCGGATGCAATTGCAACTTCACAAGCTGATCTGGCATCCCAAGGCCCGGGGCGTCTAA
- a CDS encoding site-2 protease family protein yields the protein MFSWSIKLGRIFGIPFYLHWTFLILIAFVLLQSWAAHGDLREAFQAVVFILSLFGCVLLHELGHALAARRYGIPTEDITLMIIGGVARLRKMPENPLHELVVALAGPAVNLVIALVLIFSGLGVRIERDDHLHVSEIVFNNGPLGYLLIANVMLMIFNLIPAFPMDGGRVLRALLAMTMDYPKATRTAASIGQLFAIGFGFLGLYVGAPLLLLVALFVWISAGAEAYQVEERYATRDVSIGEAMLTDFVVLPPSATLGEAAEQLLAGSQQDFPIGHGPDAIVGVLPRSRLLEGLARLGPRALVTEAMTPGIEVVEMNGPLLPAMNRLREHGLACMQVRHQGRSVGLLTLENIAELMMIRAALEASRRI from the coding sequence ATGTTTTCATGGTCAATCAAGCTAGGACGAATTTTCGGCATCCCGTTTTATCTGCACTGGACCTTCCTCATCCTGATCGCCTTTGTGTTGCTGCAATCCTGGGCAGCCCACGGCGATCTGCGTGAGGCGTTTCAGGCGGTCGTGTTCATCTTGTCGCTATTTGGTTGCGTGCTGCTGCATGAGTTGGGTCACGCCTTGGCTGCGCGTCGCTACGGCATCCCCACCGAAGACATCACGCTGATGATCATCGGGGGGGTGGCTCGGCTCCGCAAGATGCCTGAGAACCCGCTTCACGAATTGGTGGTGGCCTTGGCAGGACCCGCCGTCAATTTAGTAATCGCGTTGGTGCTGATTTTCAGCGGTCTTGGTGTAAGAATTGAACGGGATGATCATCTTCATGTTTCTGAAATTGTATTCAACAATGGTCCTTTAGGCTATCTGTTGATCGCCAACGTCATGCTCATGATTTTCAACTTGATCCCTGCCTTCCCGATGGACGGCGGCCGGGTGTTGCGGGCGTTGCTGGCCATGACGATGGACTACCCCAAAGCGACCCGCACCGCCGCCTCGATCGGCCAGTTGTTCGCCATTGGCTTCGGTTTCCTTGGGCTTTACGTCGGCGCGCCGCTGTTGCTGCTGGTGGCGCTGTTCGTCTGGATCAGCGCGGGAGCCGAAGCTTACCAGGTCGAGGAACGTTATGCCACCCGCGACGTCTCGATCGGCGAGGCGATGCTCACCGACTTCGTGGTTCTGCCCCCCTCCGCCACGCTGGGCGAAGCCGCCGAACAGCTGCTTGCTGGTTCGCAACAAGATTTCCCGATCGGTCATGGTCCCGACGCGATCGTGGGGGTTCTGCCTCGTTCTCGTCTGCTTGAGGGTCTGGCTCGCCTGGGTCCCCGAGCTCTTGTCACCGAGGCGATGACGCCCGGCATCGAGGTCGTTGAGATGAACGGCCCCCTGCTGCCCGCTATGAATCGTCTGCGGGAACACGGTCTGGCCTGTATGCAAGTCCGCCACCAAGGACGCTCGGTCGGCCTCCTCACTCTCGAAAACATCGCCGAACTCATGATGATCCGCGCCGCTCTGGAAGCCTCCCGGCGGATATGA
- a CDS encoding kelch repeat-containing protein: MFARRILATSTLVFLLTGLGAFPASAHFLWITYEASSDPSKPATIHAFLSETSAPDLPEFKKYVRNARLTVRDRPVVLSEGEETWIASWSGAAPAVIDGECDLGVMTRGKENGPIRLFYTARAQTVPLKEDAEEKATGLRVALVKSDGGPAVARVWFNGKPAAKAEVKVLHNDGDVCELVTDDEGRVTVENLDQGNIALLVKWPDGQAGELDGKAFQETRHYATLTVFPATDATNPDATAKALATLPEPTNSFGAATLDGFLYVYGGHIDRTHYYHRGTTTNGFYRFNLKGGTAWETLPSPEGPGLQGVALVSDGRYLYRVGGMSAHNEKGMPQDLRSVADVLRFDPTTRTWTALTPMPEPRSTHDAVVADGFLYVVGGWTMPGGDSTAAEFVQTALRLKLDDPGNPWESLGEQPFRRRALAAASLEGSIYVIGGLNEDMEVERRVDRYDVATGVWSQVADLPGSKLEGFAPSAFAVQGRLYVVGRDGVMVRLSKDGSTWEAVGSLRTPRITHRLVPTGLNPAGLLVVGGTVNSRPCDSVELLPLPVEPSPATVAANPAD, from the coding sequence ATGTTTGCTCGAAGGATTCTCGCCACCTCGACGCTGGTGTTCCTCTTGACGGGCCTCGGCGCGTTTCCGGCCTCGGCCCACTTCCTCTGGATCACCTACGAGGCGTCGTCCGACCCCTCCAAACCCGCGACCATCCACGCCTTCCTCAGCGAGACCTCCGCACCCGATCTGCCGGAGTTCAAAAAATATGTTCGCAACGCCCGTCTGACGGTGCGGGACCGTCCCGTGGTCCTGTCCGAGGGTGAAGAGACATGGATCGCCTCATGGTCGGGAGCTGCGCCGGCGGTAATCGACGGCGAATGCGACCTGGGCGTAATGACCCGCGGCAAGGAAAACGGGCCGATTCGGCTCTTCTACACCGCCCGCGCCCAAACCGTGCCCCTCAAGGAGGACGCCGAGGAAAAGGCGACCGGCTTGCGGGTGGCGTTGGTTAAGTCCGACGGTGGACCAGCGGTCGCCCGGGTTTGGTTCAACGGCAAACCCGCGGCCAAGGCCGAGGTCAAGGTGCTGCACAACGACGGCGACGTGTGCGAATTGGTCACTGACGACGAGGGACGCGTGACGGTGGAGAATCTCGACCAGGGGAACATCGCTTTGCTGGTCAAGTGGCCTGATGGCCAAGCCGGTGAACTCGACGGCAAGGCGTTCCAGGAGACCCGTCATTACGCCACCCTGACCGTCTTCCCCGCAACGGACGCGACCAACCCCGACGCCACCGCCAAGGCGCTGGCCACCCTGCCCGAACCGACTAACAGCTTCGGCGCGGCTACCCTTGACGGGTTTCTCTATGTGTATGGTGGTCATATCGACCGTACTCATTACTATCACAGAGGAACGACCACCAACGGATTTTACCGGTTCAACCTCAAGGGAGGGACGGCTTGGGAAACATTGCCCTCGCCCGAGGGACCGGGGTTGCAAGGGGTGGCGCTGGTGAGCGACGGCCGGTACCTTTATCGGGTAGGCGGCATGTCGGCGCACAATGAGAAAGGAATGCCCCAGGATTTGCGGTCAGTAGCCGATGTGCTGCGGTTTGATCCGACCACCCGGACCTGGACCGCGTTGACCCCGATGCCTGAACCTCGTTCGACCCACGACGCGGTGGTGGCCGATGGGTTTCTTTATGTGGTCGGAGGGTGGACCATGCCGGGTGGCGACTCCACCGCCGCCGAGTTCGTCCAAACCGCCCTGCGGCTCAAGCTCGACGATCCTGGGAACCCATGGGAGAGTCTGGGCGAGCAACCGTTCCGGCGTCGCGCCCTGGCGGCCGCGTCGCTTGAGGGTTCGATTTATGTGATTGGTGGTTTGAACGAGGATATGGAAGTCGAGCGCCGGGTGGATCGCTACGACGTGGCGACTGGTGTTTGGTCGCAGGTGGCCGACCTGCCCGGCAGCAAGCTCGAAGGCTTCGCCCCCTCGGCCTTTGCCGTCCAAGGACGGTTGTACGTCGTGGGCCGCGACGGCGTGATGGTTCGGCTCTCCAAAGACGGTTCGACCTGGGAGGCGGTCGGCTCGCTTCGCACCCCGCGTATCACACATCGCCTGGTCCCAACCGGGTTGAATCCGGCCGGATTGTTGGTCGTGGGCGGAACCGTCAACAGTCGCCCCTGCGATTCAGTCGAGTTGTTGCCCTTGCCGGTCGAGCCGTCGCCCGCCACCGTCGCGGCCAACCCCGCAGATTGA
- a CDS encoding AAA family ATPase, which produces MFPLPVFLIGFNPGRLRDDVMTLLLNQGATVEGEYTDVTTALKDVVDPSACDALVVLQATNEWEVNELRRLRRALPGLPILALAGYDTLMAAMRAGANQVVTLPPSPEDFEEALNALAGQFSPGSNPAHRLIAVVGVKGGCGTTTVATNLGAELADRFKRAVILTEPTHRVGKLADTMSIQPEFTTQDMFRIGHAIDEVTLRRTLKEVWPGLAVLAGEYRSIPEHPPQADQVMALVAVLRLMADELIIDLPCTYDDAFFQLLAASDEIILVGEQKIPAIRVITMLTEHIRRMEGQRGVFVVLNRYDPDLAGFQAGKLARLIEADGLLTIANDYKAVNTALEAGKLLRVAAPKSPALRGIARLADLLQTYRDPDPRKHKARRGTPLVDDSDAGSATALLGRLGRVLGLGR; this is translated from the coding sequence ATGTTTCCCCTACCTGTCTTTCTCATCGGATTCAATCCCGGCCGACTCCGCGACGACGTGATGACGTTGCTGCTCAATCAGGGAGCGACGGTCGAAGGCGAGTACACCGATGTCACCACGGCGCTGAAGGATGTGGTCGATCCATCGGCGTGCGACGCGTTGGTGGTGCTTCAAGCCACCAACGAATGGGAGGTCAACGAACTGCGTCGGCTCCGCCGGGCGTTGCCCGGCCTGCCGATCCTAGCGTTGGCCGGCTACGACACCCTGATGGCGGCGATGCGGGCGGGTGCCAATCAGGTGGTGACGCTGCCCCCCTCCCCCGAGGACTTCGAGGAGGCGCTCAACGCCCTAGCCGGTCAGTTTTCGCCGGGGTCCAACCCGGCTCACCGTCTGATCGCGGTGGTCGGCGTCAAGGGAGGCTGCGGCACCACCACCGTGGCCACCAACCTCGGAGCCGAACTGGCCGACCGCTTCAAGCGCGCGGTCATCCTCACCGAACCAACCCATCGGGTGGGCAAACTCGCGGACACCATGAGCATCCAGCCCGAATTCACCACCCAAGACATGTTCCGCATCGGCCACGCCATCGACGAGGTGACCCTCAGGCGAACCCTCAAGGAAGTCTGGCCCGGCTTAGCCGTGCTGGCCGGAGAATACCGCTCGATCCCCGAACATCCTCCCCAGGCCGACCAAGTCATGGCGCTGGTGGCGGTGCTCCGTTTGATGGCCGACGAACTTATCATCGACCTGCCTTGCACCTATGACGACGCCTTTTTCCAGTTGCTGGCCGCCTCCGACGAAATTATCCTCGTGGGTGAACAAAAGATTCCGGCGATCCGGGTCATCACCATGCTCACCGAACACATCCGCCGGATGGAAGGTCAACGGGGCGTTTTCGTGGTCCTCAATCGCTACGATCCCGACCTCGCCGGGTTCCAGGCTGGCAAACTCGCCCGCCTCATCGAAGCCGACGGCCTCCTCACCATTGCCAACGACTACAAAGCGGTCAACACCGCCCTCGAAGCGGGCAAACTGCTGAGGGTCGCCGCCCCCAAATCACCTGCGCTTCGCGGCATTGCCCGTCTGGCCGACCTGCTACAGACCTATCGCGACCCCGACCCCCGCAAGCACAAAGCTCGACGCGGAACCCCCTTGGTCGATGACTCCGACGCCGGCTCTGCCACCGCTCTGCTGGGTCGCCTAGGACGGGTTCTGGGGTTGGGAAGATGA
- a CDS encoding response regulator transcription factor, whose amino-acid sequence MSDTRVYRILHVEDDPDQRDFIALLLQSRPAPRFEIAHAESEREAIERFSAEHDLVILDYQLAEGGGMGTLRKLRAIRPWIPILALSGQESPEVVVDLLDAGVDEYFSKSRFDPAQFLRSIDEALLRQEAWEARHGGRLHGVASDADPRPVELELTELLETFLAALPNDFPARVAQIVESAHARRFQPHHLHHAFDRAVSRLLGLQRGRDPRNVKPGQLPTVDDERARPLLLELLLRLEQVHQPREATEKPDTPIGPRSPFALSGREATTNPTPSN is encoded by the coding sequence ATGTCGGACACCCGCGTCTATCGCATTCTTCACGTTGAAGACGACCCCGACCAGCGCGACTTCATCGCCCTGTTGCTCCAAAGCCGCCCCGCGCCCCGATTCGAAATCGCCCACGCCGAGTCGGAACGTGAAGCGATCGAACGCTTCAGCGCCGAACACGATTTGGTGATCCTCGACTATCAGCTGGCCGAGGGCGGGGGCATGGGCACCTTGCGGAAACTTCGGGCCATTCGGCCCTGGATTCCGATTTTGGCCCTCTCCGGTCAGGAGTCGCCCGAGGTGGTGGTCGATTTGTTGGATGCCGGTGTGGACGAGTATTTCTCGAAAAGCCGATTCGATCCCGCCCAATTCCTCCGGTCCATCGACGAGGCGCTGCTCCGCCAGGAAGCCTGGGAGGCGCGCCACGGCGGACGACTCCACGGGGTGGCCAGCGACGCCGATCCCCGCCCAGTCGAGTTGGAACTCACCGAGCTTTTGGAAACATTTCTGGCCGCTCTGCCCAACGACTTCCCGGCGCGGGTGGCCCAGATTGTCGAATCGGCTCATGCCCGACGCTTCCAACCCCACCACCTGCATCACGCCTTCGATCGAGCCGTGAGCCGTCTGCTGGGTTTGCAACGCGGCCGGGATCCGAGGAACGTCAAACCTGGGCAACTGCCCACCGTGGACGACGAACGCGCCCGTCCCTTGCTTTTGGAGTTGCTGCTGCGTCTGGAACAAGTCCATCAGCCCCGCGAGGCGACCGAGAAGCCAGACACCCCAATTGGTCCCCGCTCCCCCTTTGCTCTGTCCGGACGTGAAGCTACGACCAACCCCACGCCCTCCAACTGA
- a CDS encoding TetR/AcrR family transcriptional regulator: MTNLNLPRKERERLEREERLLDAAQDLMTRKGYLGLTMDELAQRTEWSKGTLFNHFRTKEDLLLGLVARSMRLRADLMERALTFQGRPRERLTAVGVADLLFTHQNPGHFQVELLVKTHSLWDKGSEERQESLMASEHRCHTTAVTIINEAIATGDLDLAPRGLTPAEVSFGLWTMFLGVHTLLCSAESLNQFGIDRPYASLFRNAQVYLDGLGWRPLYSEWDYQATYRRILDELFPDKANSGGFLPVFGL; encoded by the coding sequence ATGACGAACCTCAACCTTCCTCGGAAAGAACGTGAGCGGCTTGAGCGTGAGGAGCGGTTGCTCGACGCAGCGCAGGATTTGATGACCCGCAAGGGCTACCTGGGTTTGACGATGGATGAACTGGCCCAGCGGACCGAGTGGTCCAAGGGAACGCTGTTCAACCATTTCCGAACCAAGGAAGACCTGCTGTTGGGTCTGGTGGCACGCTCAATGCGCCTGCGGGCCGACCTAATGGAGCGGGCGTTGACGTTCCAGGGGCGGCCCCGCGAGCGTCTAACCGCGGTGGGAGTGGCCGACCTGCTGTTCACCCACCAGAACCCTGGTCATTTCCAGGTGGAGCTGTTGGTCAAGACTCACTCGCTTTGGGACAAGGGGTCGGAGGAACGCCAGGAGAGCTTGATGGCCTCGGAGCATCGTTGTCACACCACCGCGGTGACTATTATCAACGAAGCGATTGCCACGGGCGACCTCGACCTCGCTCCACGCGGTTTGACCCCCGCCGAGGTGTCGTTCGGACTTTGGACGATGTTCCTTGGAGTTCACACGTTGTTGTGTTCGGCCGAGTCGCTCAATCAGTTTGGGATTGATCGGCCCTACGCCAGCCTGTTCCGCAACGCTCAGGTGTACCTCGATGGTCTGGGTTGGCGTCCCCTGTACTCAGAATGGGACTACCAGGCCACCTACCGCCGGATCCTCGACGAACTCTTTCCCGACAAGGCGAATTCTGGTGGATTCCTGCCCGTCTTCGGCCTGTGA